One window of the Primulina eburnea isolate SZY01 chromosome 18, ASM2296580v1, whole genome shotgun sequence genome contains the following:
- the LOC140820302 gene encoding glycine--tRNA ligase, mitochondrial 1-like has protein sequence MDAAHEARNMEAFRQAVVNTLERRLFYIPSFKIYRGVAGLYDYGPPGCAVKSNVLAFWRQHFVLEENMLEVDCPCVTPEVVLKASGHVDKFTDLMVKDEKTGTCYRADHLLKDYCKEKLEKEPNLSAEKTEELKHVLATLDDLSALELGAKIKGYGITAPDTKNALSDPYPFNLMFQTSIGPSGVSPGYMRPETAQGIFVNFKDLYYYNGNKLPFAAAQIGQAFRNEISPRQGLLRVREFTLAEIEHFVDPEDKSHPKFSEVAKLEFLMFPREDQVSGRSARRIPIGEAVSKGIVNNQTLGYFIGRVYLFLTQLGIDKDRLRFRQHLANEMAHYAADCWDAEIECSYGWIECVGIADRSAYDLRAHTDKSGVDLVAHEKFPEPREVEKLVIVPAKKELGLAFKGGQKMVVEALEAMDEKEAMEMKQTLESKGEAEFRVCTLDKVVTIKSTMVSISKKNIKEHQRVFTPSVIEPSFGIGRIIYCLYEHSFYTRSSRDGDEQMNVFRFPPLIAPIKCTVFPLVQNQQYEDVAKDIAKSLTATGISYKIDITGTSIGKRYARTDELGVPFAVTVDSTSSVTVRERDSKQQIRVNVDEVASVIKEVTDGVSTWADVLWKYPTHSS, from the exons ATGGACGCCGCGCATGAAGCCCGCAACATGGAGGCTTTCCGGCAGGCTGTCGTCAATACTCTCGAACGGCGTCTATTTTACATCCCATCTTTCAAGATCTACCGCGGCGTTGCTGGCCTTTACGATTATGGGCCGCCGGGGTGCGCCGTCAAGTCCAACGTCCTCGCCTTCTGGCGTCAG CATTTTGTCCTTGAAGAGAACATGTTGGAAGTGGATTGCCCTTGTGTTACTCCTGAGGTTGTGCTAAAGGCCTCGGGCCACGTTGATAAGTTCACTGACCTTATGGTTAAAGATGAAAAAACCGGTACCTGTTACCGAGCTGATCATTTGCTCAAGGATTATTGCAAAGAAAAGCTTGAGAAGGAACCTAACCTTAGTGCTGAAAAGACAGAGGAACTGAAGCACGTGCTTGCTACTTTGGATGACCTCTCTGCTCTGGAGCTTGGTGCTAAGATTAAGGGTTATGGAATTACTGCTCCGGATACAAAAAACGCCCTCTCTGATCCCTATCCTTTCAATCTAATGTTTCAGACATCAATTGGGCCATCTGGCGTGAGCCCTGG GTACATGCGCCCTGAGACTGCTCAAGGGATTTTTGTGAACTTTAAGGACTTGTATTATTACAATGGCAACAAGCTCCCCTTTGCTGCTGCACAGATTGGTCAAGCTTTTAGAAATGAG ATTTCTCCACGTCAAGGTCTTTTAAGGGTCCGAGAATTTACCCTTGCAGAGATTGAACATTTTGTGGACCCGGAGGACAAATCACATCCCAAGTTTTCTGAGGTCGCAAAGTTGGAATTTTTAATGTTCCCTAGGGAAGACCAGGTGTCTGGGAGGTCAGCACGGAGGATACCTATTGGAGAAGCAGTTTCCAAG GGGATCGTCAATAATCAAACGCTGGGTTATTTCATAGGAAGAGTGTACTTGTTTTTAACACAATTAGGAATCGATAAAGATCGCCTGCGGTTTCGACAACATCTTGCAAACGAGATGGCGCACTATGCTGCAGACTGTTGGGATGCTGAAATTGAGTGTTCTTACGGCTGGATAGAGTGTGTTGGTATTGCTGATAGATCAGCGTATGATTTGCGTGCTCACACG GATAAAAGTGGTGTGGATCTGGTTGCACATGAAAAATTTCCAGAACCTAGAGAAGTGGAG AAGCTCGTAATAGTTCCGGCAAAGAAAGAACTTGGTCTTGCCTTTAAGGGTGGCCAAAAAATGGTGGTTGAAGCATTAGAG GCAATGGATGAGAAGGAAGCTATGGAGATGAAACAGACGTTGGAGTCAAAGGGAGAAGCAGAATTTCGTGTTTGCACTCTTGATAAAGTTGTGACAATTAAGAGTACTATGGTATCGATCTCCAAAAAGAACATAAAGGAACATCAAAGGGTGTTCACACCCTCTGTGATTGAACCATCATTTGGTATTGGAAGGATCATATATTGTCTCTACGAACATTCATTCTACACACGATCTAGCAGGGACGGGGATGAACAAATGAATGTCTTCCGTTTCCCTCCATTGATAGCTCCAATCAAGTGCACAGTTTTTCCATTGGTTCAGAATCAACAATATGAAGATGTTGCCAAAGATATTGCCAAGTCCTTAACTGCAACCGGGATCTCGTATAAGATTGATATAACAG GTACCTCGATTGGAAAGAGATACGCGAGAACGGATGAACTTGGTGTTCCCTTTGCAGTTACAGTGGACTCAACATCCTCGGTGACAGTTCGAGAAAGGGATAGCAAACAGCAGATTCGTGTGAATGTGGACGAGGTAGCATCTGTGATTAAGGAAGTGACTGATGGTGTGAGCACGTGGGCTGATGTACTATGGAAATACCCAACTCACTCGTCTTAG
- the LOC140820303 gene encoding succinate dehydrogenase assembly factor 2, mitochondrial-like: MDESGVKNLVLFLDMENPDLWKWLTDQEKPPETVNLNPVFVALREKVMNNLNNHAAPETRAAPGQRGLEGGMTSIKVETLPLLEISNHAQAEGLHSL; encoded by the exons ATGGATGAGAGTGGAGTTAAGAACCTTGTTCTTTTCCTTGACAtg GAAAATCCAGATCTTTGGAAATGGTTGACAGATCAGGAGAAACCCCCAGAGACAGTAAACTTAAATCCT GTTTTCGTGGCCTTGAGGGAGAAGGTAATGAACAATCTCAACAACCATGCTGCTCCTGAAACTAGGGCGGCACCCGGGCAGCGTGGACTAGAGGGTGGGATGACTTCAATAAAGGTCGAGACGCTCCCATTACTGGAAATCAGTAACCATGCTCAAGCTGAAGGTCTCCATTCTTTGTAG
- the LOC140819812 gene encoding uncharacterized protein — MGKQEKKERAKERREKRRQEISLLRTVPYSDHLRWWTSDTIAVVTGANRGIGFEIAHQLASHGLTVILTSRDAGVGEEAAKVLQERGLNVVFHQLDIVDLSSIGAFTDWIKEKYGGIDILVNNAGINSNPNSFAEFAKNVIDTNYLGTKNMIKATIPLMRPSDSGARIVNVSSRLGRLNGRRNRIGNLDLREKLQSDDLLSEELIDQTTMKFLEQVKDDSWRDGGWPQVLTDYSLSKLAINAYTRLMARVFSDRPEGQKIYINSYCPGWVRTAMTGWEGNVSPDEGADTAVWLALLPDQFVTGKFFAERREINF; from the exons ATGGGTAAACAGGAGAAAAAGGAGAGGGCTAAAGAGAGAAGAGAGAAACGCCGCCAAGAGATCTCTCTCCTACGAACAGTTCCTTATTCGGATCACCTAAG GTGGTGGACCTCTGACACAATTGCAGTGGTGACCGGTGCAAATAGGGGAATAGGATTTGAGATTGCACATCAACTTGCTTCTCATGGATTGACAGTTATTCTCACATCAAGGGATGCGGGTGTCGGGGAAGAGGCAGCAAAGGTTTTACAAGAAAGAGGTCTGAATGTGGTGTTCCATCAACTGGACATAGTGGATTTATCATCAATCGGAGCATTTACTGATTGGATAAAAGAAAAGTATGGTGGTATTGATATACTG GTGAACAATGCAGGAATAAATTCGAACCCAAACAGTTTTGCGGAGTTCGCTAAAAATGTTATTGATACCAACTACCTCGGGACCAAAAACATGATTAAGGCAACAATTCCTCTGATGAGACCTTCAGATTCAGGGGCTCGTATTGTTAATGTGAGTTCCAGATTAGGAAGATTGAATGGGAGGCGAAAT AGAATTGGGAATCTtgatttgagagaaaaactacAAAGCGATGACTTACTATCCGAGGAATTGATCGACCAGACAACCATGAAGTTCTTAGAACAAGTAAAAGATGATAGTTGGAGAGATGGTGGATGGCCTCAAGTTCTGACAGACTATTCTTTGTCAAAATTAGCTATCAATGCTTATACAAGACTGATGGCCAGGGTATTCTCAGATCGGCCAGAAGGCCAGAAAATATACATCAACAGCTACTGTCCGGGTTGGGTGAGGACCGCAATGACGGGCTGGGAAGGTAATGTTAGCCCTGATGAAGGTGCTGATACTGCTGTGTGGCTAGCCTTGCTTCCAGACCAATTCGTAACTGGCAAATTTTTCGCCGAAAGGCGTGAGATAAATTTCTAG
- the LOC140819480 gene encoding calcium-dependent mitochondrial ATP-magnesium/phosphate carrier protein 2-like: MSGVVSRNANSQESVAAPMDTGQKDSKNRVGPCNPVAKPGPVSLDHVLSALRETKEERDSRIRTLFGFFDTNNVGYLDYAQIEKGLSAMQIPADYKFAKELIEVCDANQDGRVDYPEFRKYMDDKELELYRIFQAIDVEHNGCILPEELWDALVKAGIEFDDDELASFVEHVDKDNNGIITFEEWRDFLLLYPHEATIENIYRYWERVYLIDIGEHAVIPEGISKHVDATKYLIAGGVAGATSRTATAPLDRLKVILQVQTTRASIVPAVQNMWKEGGLLGFFRGNGLNVLKVAPESAIKFYTYEKLKNVIGDANGDVGTAGRLVAGGLAGAVAQTSIYPMDLVKTRLQTYACESGTVPNIGKLSKDIWIQEGPRALYRGLIPSLLGIIPYAGIDLAVYETLKDMSRKYILQDGEPGPLVQLSCGTISGALGATCVYPLQVVRTRMQAHRATKGTTDNSMSGVFLRTYRIEGFWGFYKGLFPNLLKVVPSASITYLVYEATKKRLDLD; this comes from the exons ATGTCTGGGGTAGTGTCGAGGAATGCGAATTCCCAGGAATCAGTTGCAGCACCGATGGATACCGGGCAGAAGGACTCGAAAAACCGCGTCGGACCCTGCAACCCGGTCGCGAAACCCGGGCCCGTGTCGCTGGATCATGTGCTGTCCGCCTTGAGGGAGACCAAGGAGGAGCGGGACTCGAGAATCCGGACTTTGTTCGGTTTCTTCGACACGAATAATGTGGGGTATTTGGATTATGCCCAAATCGAGAAGGGGCTTTCGGCAATGCAAATCCCCGCGGATTACAAGTTCGCCAAGGAGCTGATCGAGGTATGCGATGCGAATCAGGATGGGAGGGTTGATTATCCGGAGTTTAGAAAGTATATGGATGACAAGGAGCTGGAATTGTACAGGATTTTTCAGGCGATTGATGTGGAGCACAATGGATGTATTCTACCTGAGGAGCTGTGGGATGCTCTAGTCAAGGCCG GGATAGAATTTGATGATGACGAACTTGCCAGTTTTGTTGAGCATGTTGACAAGGACAATAATGGAATTATAACTTTCGAAGAGTGGAGAGATTTTCTTCTGCTTTATCCACATGAAGCTACCATAGAAAACATATATCGATACTGGGAAAGGGTATATCTTATAGATATTGGTGAACATGCTGTAATTCCTGAAGGCATCAGCAAGCATGTTGATGCCACCAAGTATTTAATTGCGGGAGGGGTTGCTGGAGCCACTTCTCGTACCGCAACGGCACCACTTGATCGCCTTAAGGTTATTTTACAAGTTCAGACTACACGTGCTTCAATTGTTCCTGCAGTTCAAAACATGTGGAAGGAAGGTGGCCTTTTAGGTTTTTTTCGGGGTAATGGGTTAAATGTGTTGAAGGTTGCACCTGAAAGTGCCATCAAGTTCTACACATACGAAAAGTTGAAGAATGTCATTGGAGATGCTAACGGGGATGTAGGAACTGCGGGTCGACTTGTTGCTGGTGGGTTGGCTGGAGCCGTGGCACAAACCTCTATCTACCCAATGGATCTCGTCAAAACACGGTTACAAACTTATGCTTGTGAAAGTGGGACTGTTCCAAATATTGGGAAATTATCAAAAGATATTTGGATTCAGGAGGGACCTCGAGCGTTATATAGAGGATTGATCCCATCTCTTCTTGGAATTATTCCTTATGCAGGAATTGACTTAGCTGTCTACGAGACCTTGAAAGACATGTCCAGGAAATATATTCTTCAGGATGGTG AACCTGGCCCTCTTGTGCAACTCAGTTGTGGGACAATTTCAGGAGCCCTTGGAGCAACCTGCGTTTACCCACTACAGGTGGTAAGAACAAG AATGCAAGCTCACCGTGCCACCAAAGGCACGACCGACAATAGCATGTCAGGTGTATTCTTGAGAACATATCGTATAGAAGGTTTTTGGGGCTTCTATAAAGGTCTTTTTCCAAATCTTCTCAAAGTGGTACCATCAGCCAGCATCACATATCTGGTTTACGAAGCCACGAAGAAGAGACTGGATCTTGATTAG
- the LOC140819713 gene encoding uncharacterized protein: protein MAFRAAGYWKLMANELRGSSSFTTSTSPKLKAYYVDSPHLVQSSPGFIKSKLPKGDFFPVCVALGMIALSTSFGVYTALHQLGRAPNVSVRKSRRETFPEVAEPEHVADDAEKFVKQSFFPEGGPYPALRSPRNLVESHRWRCFGQANAWGVNERCWTGSKALWIYGLLTSLFFSAILYIYL, encoded by the exons ATGGCATTTCGAGCTGCT GGTTACTGGAAATTGATGGCTAATGAGTTACGAGGGAGTTCGAGTTTTACAACGTCGACTTCCCCGAAACTGAAAGCATATTATGTTGATTCTCCCCATTTGGTCCAGTCTTCTCCAGGATTCATCAAATCCAA GTTGCCGAAGGGTGATTTCTTTCCGGTCTGCGTGGCCCTGGGGATGATAGCTTTATCCACTAGTTTCGGGGTGTACACGGCACTGCATCAGCTGGGGCGTGCTCCCAACGTGTCCGTCCGGAAGTCGAGGCGGGAGACGTTCCCGGAAGTGGCGGAGCCGGAGCACGTGGCGGATGATGCTGAGAAGTTTGTGAAGCAGTCGTTTTTTCCGGAAGGTGGCCCATATCCAGCACTCCGATCGCCAAGAAATCTTGTCGAATCCCATCGGTGGCGATGTTTTGGCCAG GCCAATGCGTGGGGAGTAAATGAAAGATGTTGGACTGGATCAAAGGCCCTATGGATATATGGGCTTTTAACTTCACTTTTCTTCTCGGCAATATTGTACATTTACCTGTAA
- the LOC140819339 gene encoding calnexin homolog, translating to MEDRKRKIWIMQCLLLLSIGCVVSQLRASDDVKFYESFDEKFEGRWVVSEKEDYNGVWKHSKSEGHDDYGLLVSQKAKKHAIVKVLEEPAELKDETVVLQFEVRLQEGLECGGAYIKYLRPQDAGWIPKNFDNESPYTIMFGPDKCGATNKVHFILKHENPKTGKYIEHHLKYPPSVPSDKLTHVYTAILKPDNELRILIDGEEKKKANFLSEEDFEPSLIPPKTIPDPDDRKPEDWDERAKIPDPEATKPEDWDEDAPMEIEDEEAEKPEGWLDDEPEEVDDPEATKPEDWDDEEDGEWEAPKIDNPKCAEAPGCGEWKKPMKRNPAYKGKWQPPLIENPNYKGIWKAQLIGNPEYFEVDKPNFDPIAAIGIEIWTMQDGILFDNILIASNEKVAQLYRETAWKPKFDVEKEKQKAEEPSSDGLKGVQKIVFDYLYKAADLPFLGERKVKVLDLLEKAEKQPNLTIGIIVSVVVVIFTVLLKLIFGGKKPAKPTTEAENTGVAETSNDQVTSEEKDEQNDDSSADAAPRRRNTRRDN from the exons ATGGAGGATCGGAAGCGGAAGATTTGGATAATGCAATGTTTGTTGCTGTTGTCGATCGGATGCGTCGTCTCCCAGCTCCGCGCTTCTGATGATGTG AAATTCTACGAATCGTTTGATGAGAAATTCGAGGGGAGATGGGTGGTTTCTGAGAAGGAGGATTACAACG GTGTGTGGAAACATTCGAAGAGTGAGGGACATGATGATTATGGACTTCTTGTGAGTCAGAAGGCCAAGAAACATGCCATAGTGAAAGTACTTGAAGAACCTGCTGAACTCAAGGATGAAACAGTTGTCCTTCAGTTTGAGGTCCGCCTCCAGGAAGGCCTCGAATGTGGAGGTGCTTATATCAAATACCTCCGCCCTCAGGATGCTGGATGGATTCCCAAGAATTTTGACAATGAGTCACCATACACAATAATGTTTGGTCCTGACAAATGTGGAGCCACCAATAAGGTTCACTTTATTTTGAAGCATGAAAACCCCAAGACTGGAAAATATATTGAACATCATCTCAAGTATCCGCCATCAGTGCCATCGGACAAATTGACCCATGTTTACACTGCCATCTTGAAACCTGATAATGAGCTGAGGATCTTGATTGATGGTGAAGAAAAGAAGAAAGCTAACTTCCTTTCGGAAGAAGACTTTGAACCATCACTTATCCCACCAAAGACTATCCCAGATCCTGATGACAGGAAACCTGAAGATTGGGATGAGAGGGCGAAAATCCCAGACCCAGAAGCCACTAAACCCGAGGACTGGGATGAGGATGCTCCAATGGAAATTGAAGATGAAGAAGCTGAGAAGCCTGAAGGTTGGTTGGATGATGAACCTGAGGAGGTTGATGATCCTGAAGCTACAAAACCAGAAGATTGGGATGATGAAGAGGATGGTGAATGGGAGGCACCAAAAATTGACAACCCCAAATGTGCAGAGGCTCCTGGGTGTGGGGAGTGGAAGAAGCCGATGAAGAGGAATCCTGCTTACAAAGGAAAATGGCAGCCTCCGCTCATTGAGAACCCTAACTACAAGGGTATTTGGAAGGCTCAACTAATTGGAAACCCAGAGTACTTCGAAGTGGACAAACCAAACTTTGATCCAATTGCAGCAATTGGCATTGAGATCTGGACAATGCAAGATGGTATATTGTTTGACAATATTTTGATAGCCTCCAATGAAAAAGTTGCACAATTGTACCGAGAAACAGCATGGAAACCGAAATTTGACGTAGAGAAAGAGAAACAAAAGGCTGAGGAACCAAGTTCAGATGGGCTCAAAGGAGTCCAG AAAATCGTGTTCGATTACCTTTACAAAGCTGCAGACCTTCCCTTCTTGGGTGAGCGCAAGGTCAAAGTATTG GACCTGCTTGAGAAGGCTGAGAAACAACCAAACCTCACGATTGGAATTATCGTCTCCGTTGTTGTTGTCATCTTCACAGTTTTGTTGAAACTCATCTTTGGTGGAAAGAAGCCT GCTAAACCAACTACAGAGGCTGAGAATACAGGTGTTGCTGAAACCTCAAATGACCAAGTGACCTCAGAGGAGAAGGATGAGCAGAACGACGATTCCTCTGCAGATGCTGCTCCTCGGCGAAGGAACACAAGGCGCGACAATTAG